A DNA window from Dama dama isolate Ldn47 chromosome 19, ASM3311817v1, whole genome shotgun sequence contains the following coding sequences:
- the RTP2 gene encoding receptor-transporting protein 2: MCTSLTTCEWKKVFYEKMEVAKPADSWELIIDPNLKPNELAPGWKQYLEQHASGRFHCTWCWHTWQSPHVVILFHMYLDRAQRAGSVRMRVFKQLCYECGTARLDESSMLEENIESLVDNLITSLREQCYGEDGGQYRIHVASRPDSGPHRGEFCEACQEGIVHWKPSEKLLEEEATFSGASKSWAREGSGYNFFSLRWCLFWASLCLLVVYLQFSFQRSTFL; this comes from the exons ATGTGTACTAGCCTGACCACTTGTGAGTGGAAGAAAGTCTTCTATGAGAAGATGGAGGTGGCCAAGCCAGCCGACAGCTGGGAGCTCATCATAGACCCCAACCTCAAGCCCAATGAACTGGCCCCTGGCTGGAAGCAGTATCTGGAACAGCATGCCTCAGGCAG GTTCCACTGCACCTGGTGCTGGCACACCTGGCAGTCGCCCCACGTGGTCATCCTCTTCCACATGTACCTGGACCGCGCCCAGCGGGCCGGCTCGGTGCGCATGCGCGTCTTCAAGCAGCTGTGCTACGAGTGTGGCACGGCGCGGCTGGACGAGTCGAGCATGCTGGAGGAGAACATCGAGAGCCTGGTGGACAACCTCATCACCAGCCTGCGTGAGCAGTGCTACGGCGAGGACGGCGGCCAGTACCGCATCCACGTGGCCAGCCGCCCGGACAGCGGGCCGCACCGCGGCGAGTTCTGCGAGGCCTGCCAGGAGGGCATCGTGCACTGGAAGCCCAGCGAGAAGCTGCTGGAGGAGGAGGCGACCTTCTCCGGTGCCTCCAAGTCGTGGGCCCGGGAGGGATCCGGCTACAACTTCTTCTCCCTTCGCTGGTGCCTCTTCTGGGCCTCCCTCTGTTTGCTCGTTGTCTACCTGCAGTTCTCCTTCCAGAGATCGACCTTCCTTTAG